A genomic stretch from Caballeronia sp. LZ062 includes:
- a CDS encoding GntP family permease, giving the protein MSFLIVLAALAFLMLAAYRGYSVILFAPIAALAAVLLTDPAAVAPVFSGIFMEKMVGFVKLYFPVFLLGAVFGKVIELSGFSESIVAAAIRYIGKSRVNAVIVAVCALLTYGGVSLFVVVFAVYPFAAEMYRQSNIPKRLMPGAIALGAFSFTMDSLPGTPQIQNIIPTTFFKTTGWAAPWLGVIGSVFIIVVGLSFLEWRRRSAMAKGEGYGTSLVNEPERVESANLPNPLLAVAPLVLVGVANFFLTRWIPTWYGASYTVAPAALPGVHTPVTTAIKPVIAIWAVEGALLLGILLVLVTAFPRVKERFAPGTRAAVAGALLAAMNTASEYGFGGVIAALPGFLVVSDALKSIPNPLVNAAISVSSLAGITGSASGGMSIALAAMSDVFIKGAEAAHIPLEVLHRVVAMASGGMDTLPHNGAVITLLAVTGLTHRESYRDIFAVTVIKTLAVFFVIGVYYATGIV; this is encoded by the coding sequence ATGTCGTTCCTCATCGTGCTCGCCGCCCTGGCGTTCCTGATGCTGGCCGCCTATCGCGGCTACAGCGTCATTCTTTTCGCGCCGATCGCCGCGCTCGCGGCCGTCCTGCTGACCGATCCCGCCGCCGTCGCGCCCGTGTTTTCGGGCATCTTCATGGAGAAGATGGTCGGCTTCGTCAAGCTCTACTTCCCCGTGTTCCTGCTCGGCGCGGTGTTCGGCAAGGTCATCGAACTGTCCGGCTTCTCGGAGTCCATCGTCGCTGCGGCGATCCGCTATATCGGTAAGTCGCGCGTCAATGCGGTGATCGTCGCCGTGTGCGCGCTGCTCACCTATGGCGGCGTGTCGCTCTTCGTGGTCGTGTTTGCCGTATATCCGTTCGCGGCGGAAATGTACCGGCAGAGCAATATCCCGAAGCGGCTGATGCCCGGCGCCATCGCGCTCGGCGCGTTCTCGTTCACGATGGATTCGCTGCCCGGCACGCCGCAGATTCAGAACATCATTCCGACGACGTTCTTCAAGACGACCGGCTGGGCCGCGCCGTGGCTGGGCGTGATCGGGTCGGTGTTCATCATCGTGGTGGGACTTTCGTTTCTGGAATGGCGCCGGCGCTCGGCGATGGCGAAAGGCGAAGGCTACGGCACCTCGCTCGTGAACGAGCCGGAGCGCGTCGAGTCCGCGAATCTGCCGAATCCGCTGCTCGCGGTCGCGCCGCTCGTGCTCGTCGGCGTCGCGAACTTCTTCCTCACGCGCTGGATTCCGACGTGGTACGGCGCGAGCTATACCGTCGCGCCGGCTGCGCTGCCGGGCGTGCACACGCCGGTGACCACGGCCATCAAGCCGGTCATCGCGATCTGGGCGGTCGAGGGCGCGTTGCTGCTCGGCATCCTGCTTGTGCTCGTGACGGCGTTCCCGCGCGTGAAGGAGCGTTTCGCGCCGGGCACGCGCGCCGCCGTCGCGGGCGCGCTGCTGGCTGCGATGAACACGGCGTCGGAATATGGCTTCGGCGGCGTGATCGCTGCGCTGCCGGGCTTTCTCGTCGTCTCGGACGCGCTGAAAAGCATCCCGAACCCGCTCGTCAACGCCGCAATCTCCGTCAGTTCGCTCGCGGGCATCACCGGGTCCGCATCGGGCGGCATGAGCATCGCGCTGGCCGCCATGTCGGACGTCTTCATCAAGGGCGCGGAAGCCGCGCATATTCCGCTCGAAGTGCTGCATCGCGTGGTCGCGATGGCGAGCGGCGGCATGGACACGCTGCCGCACAACGGCGCGGTCATCACGCTGCTTGCGGTGACGGGCCTGACGCACCGCGAGTCGTACCGCGATATTTTCGCGGTGACTGTGATCAAGACGCTGGCGGTTTTCTTTGTCATCGGCGTGTACTACGCGACGGGCATCGTGTAA
- a CDS encoding GNAT family N-acetyltransferase: MNLTPEKDEVSRANIPVSIDRSLTFQHYRDSESIRAIEAEWSALYRLANGEYFQSFEYCYNSLMCEHIGTRRKPHCVVARRNGKLVAVWPLLVSYRSCWKFAEALTPQNRSPSDILVAPENDAQSIVDAVFKETVRATRADVFELWRIRKASPLYACVTRQAVIRREEEDPTPYAALRSVQDWESFSRSRSGREKTKPEYLKRRLAKDGQFTVELIDASDPRLESFIEWFVVQKRKWATEKVGESLWTFSDASLSFWKALLSGPAAASGIFRLFVMTFNGEPVAANIVSWNRDTFYLIAITYDMNLKKYSPGTILVDECVKWAFEDNLDFDFGPGEQRYKTSWSGGESYPTSSFMALATPWGQTGYMTKQFVKQTRERAMRVVHRVVRKAEAPATRENE, from the coding sequence ATGAATCTGACTCCTGAAAAAGACGAAGTCTCCCGCGCGAATATTCCGGTTTCCATCGACCGGTCTCTCACTTTCCAGCATTACCGCGATTCCGAAAGCATTCGGGCGATCGAAGCAGAATGGAGTGCGTTATATCGCCTGGCTAATGGCGAATATTTCCAGTCGTTCGAATATTGCTATAACAGTCTGATGTGCGAACACATCGGTACAAGGCGAAAACCGCATTGCGTCGTTGCACGGCGTAACGGGAAACTTGTTGCAGTGTGGCCATTGCTCGTGTCGTATCGCAGTTGCTGGAAATTCGCCGAAGCGCTGACACCGCAAAACCGTTCGCCGAGCGACATCCTGGTCGCCCCCGAAAACGACGCACAAAGTATCGTCGATGCGGTTTTCAAAGAGACTGTGCGCGCCACGCGGGCGGACGTTTTCGAGTTGTGGCGCATTCGCAAGGCTTCACCGCTTTATGCGTGCGTTACGCGCCAAGCGGTTATCCGTCGTGAGGAGGAAGATCCCACGCCTTATGCGGCGTTGCGCAGCGTTCAAGACTGGGAGTCTTTCAGCCGCTCGCGGTCCGGACGCGAGAAGACCAAGCCGGAGTACCTCAAACGGCGACTCGCCAAGGACGGTCAGTTCACAGTCGAATTGATCGACGCTTCAGACCCGCGCCTCGAATCGTTCATCGAATGGTTCGTGGTTCAAAAGCGAAAATGGGCAACCGAGAAAGTCGGGGAGAGTCTATGGACATTCTCCGACGCCAGCCTCAGTTTCTGGAAAGCCCTTCTTTCCGGCCCCGCAGCAGCGTCCGGAATATTCCGGCTCTTTGTCATGACATTCAACGGCGAGCCGGTCGCGGCGAATATCGTTTCATGGAATCGCGATACCTTTTATCTGATCGCGATCACTTACGATATGAATCTGAAAAAATACTCACCAGGCACCATTCTCGTCGATGAATGCGTGAAATGGGCTTTCGAGGATAATCTCGATTTCGACTTCGGTCCCGGTGAGCAGCGTTATAAAACGTCGTGGAGTGGCGGCGAGTCGTATCCGACTTCTTCGTTTATGGCGCTCGCCACGCCGTGGGGACAAACCGGTTATATGACGAAGCAATTCGTTAAACAGACGCGGGAACGCGCCATGCGCGTCGTGCATCGCGTCGTGCGAAAGGCCGAAGCGCCGGCCACGCGCGAGAACGAATAA
- a CDS encoding sigma 54-interacting transcriptional regulator, whose protein sequence is MRNDWINVPADYSDVMRRAMESLFKTFENLSEGTFIVDADARVVWINKRYAARFGFSDPTDAIGLDCEAVIPNSLMREVVATGKPILLDVLETDREPLVVTRLPLKDDQGATVGAIGFALFDEMKALTPLFAHYSRVQQELIATRQSLAQARRAKYTFASFVGTSPASFEVKRQARRAALVDSPVLLLGETGTGKELLAHAIHGASTRAAKPLVTVNVAAIPDTLLEVEFFGAAPGAYTGAERKGRVGKFELADGGTLFLDEIGDMPLPLQGKLLRVLQDKEFEPLGSNRIVRADVRIIAATSADLPALVAAGRFRADLFYRLNVLTIHAPPLRERLGDIEALAYAILEDLSGEARTGRVRQFVLHDDALRLLSACAWPGNVRELRNTLERALMLSDSEHIDARALAPFIDSKPAALPASADKAQSAAPVPYAQAMNDFERRFLADALRASGGRVAEAAQRIGIGRATLYKKIAALGIDV, encoded by the coding sequence ATGCGCAACGACTGGATCAACGTGCCGGCGGACTACAGCGACGTCATGCGCCGCGCGATGGAATCGCTCTTCAAGACGTTCGAAAACCTGAGCGAAGGCACCTTTATCGTGGATGCGGATGCCCGTGTCGTCTGGATCAACAAACGTTATGCGGCGCGCTTCGGCTTCTCGGACCCGACCGACGCCATCGGCTTGGATTGCGAAGCGGTCATCCCGAACAGCCTGATGCGCGAAGTGGTCGCGACCGGCAAGCCGATTCTTCTCGACGTGCTCGAAACGGACCGCGAACCGCTGGTCGTCACGCGCCTGCCGCTGAAGGACGATCAGGGCGCGACGGTCGGCGCAATCGGCTTCGCGCTCTTCGACGAGATGAAGGCGCTCACGCCGCTTTTCGCGCATTACTCGCGCGTGCAGCAGGAACTGATCGCGACGCGCCAGTCGCTCGCGCAGGCCCGGCGGGCGAAGTACACGTTCGCGAGCTTTGTCGGCACGAGTCCGGCGAGTTTCGAAGTGAAGCGGCAGGCGCGCCGCGCGGCGCTGGTCGATTCTCCCGTGCTGTTGCTCGGGGAAACCGGCACGGGCAAGGAACTGCTCGCGCACGCAATCCACGGCGCATCGACGCGCGCGGCCAAGCCGCTCGTCACGGTGAACGTCGCGGCGATTCCCGACACGCTGCTCGAAGTCGAATTCTTCGGCGCGGCGCCCGGTGCCTACACCGGCGCGGAACGCAAGGGGCGCGTCGGCAAATTCGAGCTGGCCGACGGCGGCACGCTTTTTCTGGACGAAATCGGCGACATGCCGCTGCCCTTGCAGGGCAAGCTTCTGCGCGTGTTGCAGGACAAGGAGTTCGAGCCGCTCGGGTCGAACCGCATCGTGCGCGCAGACGTGCGCATCATCGCGGCGACCTCGGCGGATTTGCCGGCGCTCGTCGCGGCGGGGCGCTTTCGCGCCGACCTGTTTTATCGGCTGAACGTGCTCACGATCCATGCGCCGCCTTTGCGCGAGCGTTTAGGCGATATCGAAGCGCTCGCCTACGCGATCCTCGAAGATTTGTCGGGCGAAGCGCGCACCGGACGCGTTCGCCAGTTCGTGCTGCACGACGACGCGCTGCGTCTCCTGAGCGCCTGCGCGTGGCCCGGCAACGTGCGCGAGCTGCGCAACACGCTCGAACGCGCGCTGATGCTGTCGGACAGCGAACATATCGATGCGCGCGCGCTCGCCCCGTTCATCGACTCGAAACCGGCCGCGCTTCCTGCGTCAGCTGACAAGGCTCAATCGGCCGCGCCCGTGCCCTACGCGCAGGCGATGAACGACTTCGAGCGCCGTTTTCTCGCCGACGCGCTGCGCGCGAGCGGCGGGCGCGTCGCGGAGGCGGCGCAGCGCATCGGCATCGGGCGGGCGACGCTCTATAAGAAGATCGCGGCGCTCGGCATCGACGTGTGA
- a CDS encoding lipocalin family protein — protein sequence MKSGRSWAYGAAALLAIGGIGALAAFGLKGAKRSGNEHVPEPSKAVDLDRYLGHWFEFARYENRFERNCEAVTANYARRADGLISVVNACREGSLSGRYRSAEGRAKVVAGSNGTKLKVSFFGPFYVGDYWILDHADDYTWSIVGEPTGRYLWILTREARPSAELRRTLLVRTAALGYDTTMLRETQHD from the coding sequence ATGAAATCTGGACGATCTTGGGCGTATGGCGCAGCGGCGCTGCTAGCAATCGGGGGTATCGGTGCGCTCGCCGCTTTTGGACTAAAAGGCGCGAAGCGCAGCGGCAACGAGCACGTGCCGGAGCCGTCGAAGGCCGTGGATCTCGACCGCTATCTCGGCCACTGGTTTGAATTCGCGCGCTACGAGAATCGCTTCGAGCGCAACTGCGAAGCCGTCACCGCGAATTATGCGCGGCGCGCCGACGGTCTCATTTCAGTGGTCAACGCCTGTCGCGAAGGCAGTCTCTCGGGCCGCTACCGCTCGGCGGAGGGACGCGCGAAGGTCGTCGCGGGATCGAACGGGACGAAACTCAAGGTGTCGTTTTTCGGGCCGTTCTACGTCGGCGACTACTGGATTCTCGATCACGCGGACGACTACACGTGGTCTATCGTCGGCGAACCGACGGGCCGCTATCTCTGGATTCTCACGCGCGAGGCGCGCCCTTCGGCGGAATTGCGCCGCACGCTGCTCGTCCGCACTGCCGCGCTAGGCTACGACACCACGATGCTGCGCGAAACGCAGCACGACTGA
- a CDS encoding response regulator has protein sequence MTLQREEHDAEPATASRQDEPPFPVVPERNFAAQRWTLYALLVAAVVLPCVYLAFTAISDYRARVASASEAVARNARIAEEHALKVFDLNVTLNQRIVDLLDDLDTDAIRRQDAVIHARLKQMIGSYPQVAAASVFGPEGKLLATSRAWPTPDVGVGTREDFAGVRADGRLTQISRVMLGKVAGERVFNTAVARSTADGQFAGMVSIALRPTYFNAFYHELLGDSPTLSLGLTRADGEVLAWYPERPSTKMALAASSPLREAYRAGTRNGVLKMVSGLDNQLKIVAFRRVGSYPLYVSSGFPIETIRAEWYRHLTVLALSILAPCVVLWGVIGQSLRRLAIEEEAWERWQAEASMRRSIESAYRQARKMEALGNLVGSVAHDFNNLLMIVSTNVQIARRRAPVGLDRELSAMERALKSGQSLTRQLLGVARKQPLRSEVIGIGKWVTTERELLRASLGAKVALHSEVEADVWTIRVDPAELELALINVAVNARDAMPNGGTFTVRADNVRFRHEDGFPLIGEFVQISLEDTGVGMSADVLARAFEPLFTTKPKGMGTGLGLPQVFAFCERAGGLATIDSAIGAGTAVRLYLPRATQADAPRAEPEQAVATPQEADGLRVLLVEDNEEVAAGTEALLTMMGHRVTHVFNADTAMTLLERARDDAALSDFPFDVVLSDIYMPGQLNGIDLAERLQRFEPRIPVILVTGYAEELDRARHVDARVLAKPFDVALLDSLLRGIGEDQATRSVDR, from the coding sequence ATGACGCTGCAACGTGAGGAGCACGACGCCGAGCCTGCCACCGCATCGCGGCAGGATGAACCGCCTTTTCCAGTCGTTCCCGAACGCAACTTCGCCGCGCAGCGCTGGACGCTCTACGCGCTTCTGGTCGCGGCAGTCGTGCTTCCGTGCGTCTATCTCGCCTTCACCGCCATCTCTGATTACCGGGCGCGCGTAGCCAGCGCCTCGGAAGCCGTCGCCCGTAATGCGCGAATCGCCGAAGAGCACGCGCTCAAGGTGTTCGACCTCAACGTCACGTTGAACCAACGCATCGTCGATCTGCTCGACGATCTCGACACCGACGCCATTCGCCGCCAGGACGCGGTCATCCACGCGCGCCTGAAGCAGATGATCGGCAGCTATCCGCAAGTCGCAGCGGCTTCGGTGTTCGGCCCCGAGGGAAAGCTGCTCGCCACGAGCCGCGCCTGGCCGACACCCGACGTGGGCGTCGGCACGCGCGAGGACTTCGCCGGCGTGCGCGCCGATGGCCGGCTCACGCAAATCTCGCGCGTCATGCTAGGCAAGGTTGCGGGCGAGCGCGTGTTCAATACCGCCGTCGCGCGCAGCACCGCGGACGGCCAGTTCGCGGGCATGGTGTCGATTGCGCTGCGCCCAACCTATTTCAACGCCTTCTATCACGAACTGCTCGGCGACAGCCCGACCTTGTCCCTCGGTCTCACCCGCGCCGACGGCGAAGTGCTCGCGTGGTATCCGGAACGCCCGTCCACGAAGATGGCGCTCGCGGCAAGCTCGCCGCTGCGCGAGGCGTATCGCGCGGGAACGCGCAACGGCGTGCTCAAGATGGTCTCGGGGCTGGACAACCAGCTGAAGATCGTCGCGTTTCGCCGGGTCGGCAGCTACCCGCTCTATGTGTCGAGCGGCTTTCCCATCGAGACCATCCGGGCGGAGTGGTACCGGCATCTCACCGTGCTCGCGCTTTCGATACTCGCGCCGTGCGTCGTGCTGTGGGGCGTGATCGGCCAGTCGCTGCGGCGGCTCGCCATCGAGGAAGAAGCGTGGGAGCGCTGGCAGGCCGAAGCGTCGATGCGCCGCTCCATCGAATCCGCCTACCGCCAGGCGCGCAAGATGGAGGCGCTCGGCAATCTGGTCGGCAGCGTAGCGCACGATTTCAATAATCTGCTGATGATCGTCTCCACGAACGTGCAGATCGCGCGACGGCGCGCACCGGTCGGCCTCGACCGCGAACTCTCGGCGATGGAGCGCGCGCTGAAGAGCGGCCAGTCGCTCACGCGGCAATTGCTCGGCGTCGCGCGCAAGCAACCGCTGCGCAGCGAAGTGATCGGCATCGGTAAATGGGTGACGACGGAGCGCGAACTCCTGCGCGCGTCGCTCGGCGCGAAAGTGGCGCTGCACTCGGAGGTCGAGGCGGACGTGTGGACGATCCGCGTCGATCCGGCGGAACTGGAACTCGCGCTCATCAACGTGGCGGTCAACGCGCGCGACGCGATGCCCAACGGCGGCACGTTCACCGTGCGCGCGGACAACGTGCGTTTCCGTCACGAGGACGGCTTTCCGCTCATCGGCGAATTCGTGCAGATTTCGCTCGAAGACACGGGCGTCGGCATGAGTGCGGACGTGCTCGCCCGCGCGTTCGAGCCGCTTTTCACGACCAAGCCGAAAGGCATGGGCACCGGCCTCGGCTTGCCGCAGGTCTTTGCGTTTTGCGAGCGCGCGGGCGGGCTCGCGACTATCGACAGCGCCATCGGCGCGGGCACGGCGGTGCGGCTTTATCTGCCGCGCGCGACACAGGCCGACGCCCCGCGCGCCGAGCCGGAGCAAGCGGTCGCGACGCCGCAGGAAGCCGACGGCCTGCGTGTGCTGCTCGTGGAAGACAACGAGGAGGTCGCCGCCGGCACGGAGGCGCTGCTCACCATGATGGGCCATCGTGTGACGCACGTGTTCAACGCCGACACGGCCATGACGCTGCTCGAAAGGGCGCGCGACGACGCGGCGCTATCGGACTTCCCGTTCGATGTCGTGCTCTCCGACATCTACATGCCGGGACAGCTCAACGGCATCGATCTCGCCGAACGCTTGCAGCGGTTCGAGCCGCGCATTCCGGTGATCCTCGTCACCGGTTACGCGGAAGAACTCGACCGGGCGCGACACGTCGATGCGCGCGTGCTGGCGAAGCCGTTCGACGTCGCTCTGCTCGACTCGCTGCTGCGCGGCATCGGCGAAGATCAGGCGACGCGTTCGGTCGATCGCTGA
- a CDS encoding NADPH-dependent FMN reductase — protein MAYKIALVVGSLRKESFNRQLAHALESLAPSDFTFEHLDIGSLPLYSQEYDSDFPEAARTLKQKISEADGLLFVTPEYNRSIPGVLKNALDWGSRPWGQSAWGGKPGAVIGTSVGAIGTALAQAHLRSVCAYLDVALMGQPEMYIKHDEKRIDANGNIVSEDTRKFLQTFMDKYVAWVRDFAS, from the coding sequence ATGGCGTACAAGATCGCACTGGTCGTGGGCAGCCTGCGTAAGGAGTCATTCAACCGGCAGCTCGCGCACGCGCTCGAATCGCTCGCGCCGAGCGATTTCACCTTCGAGCATCTGGACATCGGCAGCTTGCCGCTCTACAGCCAGGAATACGACAGCGACTTCCCTGAAGCCGCGCGCACGCTCAAGCAGAAGATATCAGAGGCCGACGGGCTTCTCTTCGTCACGCCCGAGTACAACCGCTCGATTCCCGGCGTGCTCAAGAACGCGCTCGACTGGGGCTCGCGGCCGTGGGGACAAAGCGCGTGGGGCGGCAAGCCGGGCGCGGTGATCGGCACGTCGGTGGGCGCTATCGGCACGGCGCTCGCGCAGGCGCATCTGCGCAGCGTGTGCGCGTACCTCGACGTCGCGCTGATGGGTCAGCCCGAGATGTACATCAAGCACGACGAGAAGCGCATCGACGCGAACGGCAACATCGTCAGCGAAGACACGCGCAAGTTCTTGCAGACTTTCATGGACAAGTACGTGGCTTGGGTGCGTGATTTCGCGAGTTGA
- a CDS encoding AEC family transporter, which translates to MPSPVHSFAAFISSLLGPLVSIILPVFGLIAAGYACRRLNKLGPTAASELNRFVVYLALPALLFDIMARTPLKMLDQPAFIAVFGVGSAVVFALTLGVRLMQARPLADASIDGLNAAYPNTGFVGLPLCLLAFGKASLAPAVIATIMTVCVLFGIAIVLIELGLQTGSGIGATLWRVTKSLGKNPLLIAPLAGALMSGSGIAVPEGGEALIKLLGGAASPCALVALGLFLGAKGEARNAQTTSALVVLKLLAQPLLTWWLAFHVFTLPPLWAKTAVILSALPTGTGPFMLAEFYRRDGSVTSSTILFSTMLSLVTVTLCLAVML; encoded by the coding sequence ATGCCATCGCCGGTTCATTCGTTTGCTGCGTTTATCTCGTCGCTGCTCGGTCCCCTCGTCTCGATCATCCTGCCCGTGTTCGGTCTTATCGCCGCCGGTTACGCGTGCCGCAGGCTGAACAAGCTCGGACCGACGGCGGCCTCGGAACTGAATCGCTTCGTCGTCTATCTCGCGCTTCCGGCGCTGCTTTTCGACATCATGGCGAGAACGCCGCTCAAGATGCTCGATCAACCGGCGTTCATCGCGGTGTTCGGCGTCGGATCGGCGGTCGTCTTTGCGCTGACGCTCGGCGTGCGGCTGATGCAGGCGCGCCCGCTCGCCGACGCGAGCATCGACGGCCTGAACGCCGCGTATCCGAACACGGGCTTTGTCGGCTTGCCGCTGTGTCTGCTCGCGTTCGGCAAGGCGAGTCTCGCGCCCGCCGTCATCGCGACGATCATGACGGTTTGCGTGCTCTTCGGCATTGCTATCGTGCTGATCGAGCTCGGTTTGCAGACCGGAAGCGGCATCGGTGCGACCCTGTGGCGCGTGACGAAGTCGCTCGGCAAAAATCCGCTTCTCATCGCCCCGCTTGCAGGCGCGCTGATGAGCGGCAGCGGCATCGCAGTGCCCGAAGGCGGCGAGGCGCTCATCAAGCTGCTCGGCGGCGCGGCGAGTCCGTGCGCGCTGGTCGCGCTGGGGCTTTTCCTCGGCGCAAAGGGCGAGGCGCGCAACGCGCAGACGACGAGCGCGCTCGTCGTGCTGAAGCTCCTGGCGCAGCCGCTTCTGACGTGGTGGCTCGCGTTTCACGTGTTCACTTTGCCGCCGCTGTGGGCCAAGACAGCCGTGATCCTGAGCGCGCTGCCGACGGGCACCGGCCCATTCATGCTCGCGGAGTTTTATCGGCGCGACGGCAGCGTCACCTCGAGCACCATCCTCTTCTCGACGATGCTCTCGCTGGTCACGGTCACGCTTTGTCTTGCCGTCATGCTGTGA
- a CDS encoding response regulator, producing the protein MPLPIVIADDSLLARKVLTRALPEDWDVDISYATNGREALALYRAGRASVMFLDLTMPDMTGYQVLDALQHEDLNSFVIVVSADVQPLAQERVRALGAIAFLPKPVTPEALRPVLKEYGLHG; encoded by the coding sequence ATGCCTTTGCCGATTGTCATTGCCGATGATTCCCTGCTCGCGCGCAAGGTGCTCACGCGCGCACTGCCCGAGGACTGGGACGTCGACATTTCCTACGCGACGAACGGGCGCGAGGCGCTTGCGCTATACCGCGCGGGCCGCGCATCCGTCATGTTCCTCGACCTGACGATGCCCGACATGACCGGCTATCAGGTGCTCGACGCCTTGCAACACGAAGACCTGAACTCATTCGTGATCGTCGTTTCCGCCGACGTCCAGCCGCTCGCGCAGGAGCGCGTGCGCGCGCTCGGTGCCATCGCGTTCCTGCCGAAGCCCGTGACGCCCGAGGCGCTGCGTCCCGTTTTGAAGGAGTACGGTCTCCATGGTTGA
- a CDS encoding 3-hydroxybutyrate dehydrogenase — protein MIQSAAKTLAGKTALVTGSTSGIGLGIATALAQAGANLVLNGFGDVSGALAQIEATGVKAVHHNADMTKPAEIEAMIAFATERFGALDVLVNNAGIQHVATIDEFPVERWDAIIAINLSSAFHTMRVALPGMRERGWGRVINIASVHGLVGSAGKSAYVAAKHGILGLTKVAALENARTGVTVNAICPGFVLTPLVQKQIDDLAARESLSPDAARAKLLGEKQPSAQFVTPQQIGDMAVFLCSDAASEMRGSALQIDGGWSAQ, from the coding sequence ATGATTCAGTCCGCAGCAAAAACACTCGCCGGCAAGACCGCACTCGTGACCGGCTCGACGAGCGGCATCGGGCTCGGCATTGCCACGGCGCTCGCGCAAGCGGGCGCCAATCTCGTGCTGAACGGCTTCGGCGACGTCAGCGGCGCGCTCGCGCAAATCGAGGCGACCGGCGTCAAAGCCGTCCACCACAACGCCGACATGACGAAGCCCGCCGAAATCGAAGCGATGATCGCGTTTGCGACGGAGCGCTTCGGCGCGCTCGATGTTCTCGTGAACAACGCGGGCATTCAGCACGTCGCGACCATCGACGAATTCCCGGTCGAGCGCTGGGACGCGATCATCGCGATTAATCTCAGTTCCGCGTTCCATACCATGCGCGTCGCGCTGCCCGGTATGCGCGAACGCGGCTGGGGCCGCGTCATCAACATCGCGTCGGTGCACGGGCTGGTCGGCTCGGCCGGCAAGTCGGCGTATGTCGCGGCGAAGCACGGCATTCTCGGCCTCACCAAAGTGGCCGCGCTGGAGAACGCGCGCACGGGCGTCACCGTGAACGCCATCTGCCCGGGCTTCGTGCTGACGCCGCTCGTGCAGAAACAGATCGACGATCTCGCCGCCCGCGAATCGCTCTCGCCCGATGCGGCCCGCGCGAAACTGCTTGGCGAAAAGCAGCCGTCCGCGCAGTTCGTCACGCCGCAGCAGATCGGCGACATGGCCGTGTTCCTCTGCTCGGACGCGGCGAGCGAGATGCGCGGCTCGGCATTGCAGATCGACGGCGGATGGAGCGCGCAGTAA